GCGGACCCGGGCGATGATGAAGTTTCACGAGGAGGAGAGGCCCCTGGCAATCCAGATCTACGGCTCCGACGCCGCGCGGATGTCCGACGCCGCCGAATACGTCGAGGCGATCGGCGCCGACATCGTGGACATCAACATGGGCTGTCCGGCCAACAAGATCCTGAAGGGATGCGCCGGCGCGGCGCTGATGGGTGATCTGAAGGTCGCGGAGATCATCATCCGGGCGTGCCGCAACCGGATCCGGATTCCGCTCACCGTGAAGTTCCGCCTCGGTCTCGACGACGCCCGGAGAAACTATCTGGAGATGGGGCGAATTTGCGAGACGAACGGCGTGAACGCCATCGCCCTGCACGCCCGCACCGCCCGCCAGATGTTCACCGGCCGTGCCGACTGGGACGCGATCCGCCGGCTCAAGGAGACGGTGTCGATCCCCGTGAGCGGCAACGGCGACATCCTGACCCCGTCCGATGCTCTGTCGTTGCGGCGGGAGACTCTCTGCGATGGGGTGATGATCGGCCGGGGAGCGCTGCAGAATCCCTGGATCTTCCGGCAGACCGCCGCCGTCCTGGAGGGCGCGCAGGCCATGCCGGTGACCATCAAGGACCGGCGGGAGATGATCCTGGGGCACTTCCGCCTCCTGCGCGAGCAGGAGGAGGAGCGCTTCGCGCTTCACAAGATCCGGACCTTCACGGGCTGGTACACGCACGGCCTGCCGAACGGCAAGCACCTCCGGCAACGAATCTCTTCGCTTGCGACCGTCGACGCGTTCCTCTCCGAGGTCGAGGCCTTCTTCGACGCCTTCCCGGACAGCCTCGCCGCCTGATTCTGCGAACCCAGCGACGCCGGCGCCGCCCCGCTCAGACCTTCATGCGGGCGTACCAGGCCTTGATCCGGGGGTAATCGGCGGGGATGCCGCGGGGGCTGTAGAGCTCGAGACGCGACAGGAAGGCGTAGAGGGCGATGTCGGCGAGGGTCACGCGGGAGCCCAGGGCGTGCTCGTCTCCGAGGAAAAGCTGCTCGAGCGCCTCGAAGTGATGGCTCAGGTCGGCTTTCA
The DNA window shown above is from Candidatus Polarisedimenticolia bacterium and carries:
- the dusB gene encoding tRNA dihydrouridine synthase DusB; the protein is MFQIGSVPIDPPLILAPMAGITDQYFRRILKRLGGLGVVSMEFISSEALTRGSERTRAMMKFHEEERPLAIQIYGSDAARMSDAAEYVEAIGADIVDINMGCPANKILKGCAGAALMGDLKVAEIIIRACRNRIRIPLTVKFRLGLDDARRNYLEMGRICETNGVNAIALHARTARQMFTGRADWDAIRRLKETVSIPVSGNGDILTPSDALSLRRETLCDGVMIGRGALQNPWIFRQTAAVLEGAQAMPVTIKDRREMILGHFRLLREQEEERFALHKIRTFTGWYTHGLPNGKHLRQRISSLATVDAFLSEVEAFFDAFPDSLAA